A genomic stretch from Falco cherrug isolate bFalChe1 chromosome 1, bFalChe1.pri, whole genome shotgun sequence includes:
- the HSPB8 gene encoding heat shock protein beta-8 — MADSQMPFSCHYPGRRSVRDPFREPGLTSRLLDDDFGMSPFPGDLTADWPDWARPRLTTTWPGPLRTGMARASTMAPGYGTRFGGYPESRSPAPFPREPWKVCVNVHSFKPEELTVKTKDGYVEVSGKHEEQQVEGGIVSKNFTKKIQLPYEVDPITVFASLSPEGLLIIEAPQIPPYQQYGEGGCGSEIPVESQEATCA; from the exons ATGGCCGACAGCCAGATGCCCTTCTCCTGCCATTACCCCGGCAGGCGCAGTGTCCGTGACCCTTTCAGGGAGCCCGGCTTGACCTCGCGCCTGCTGGACGATGATTTCGGCATGTCACCCTTCCCCGGGGACCTGACGGCGGACTGGCCTGACTGGGCTCGGCCCCGGCTCACCACCACTTGGCCGGGTCCCCTGCGCACCGGCATGGCCCGTGCCTCCACCATGGCCCCCGGCTACGGCACCCGCTTCGGGGGGTACCCCGAgagccgcagccccgcgccctTTCCCCGCGAGCCCTGGAAGGTGTGCGTCAACGTGCACAGCTTCAAACCCGAGGAGCTGACGGTCAAAACCAAGGATGGCTATGTCGAGGTATCAG GCAAACACGAGGAGCAGCAGGTGGAAGGAGGGATCGTCTCCAAGAACTTCACCAAGAAAATCCA GCTGCCCTACGAGGTGGACCCCATCACTGTCTTTGCCTCCTTGTCACCGGAGGGGCTGCTGATCATCGAGGCGCCCCAGATCCCCCCCTACCAGCAGTACGGCGAGGGTGGCTGTGGCAGCGAGATCCCCGTGGAGAGCCAGGAGGCCACCTGCGCCTGA